The Flaviramulus sp. BrNp1-15 genome has a window encoding:
- the upp gene encoding uracil phosphoribosyltransferase gives MIVHDFSNKNSVLNRFIAELRDVTIQRDMMRFRKNIERTGEIIGYELSKTLAYKNKTITTPLGTKNVNLPKDKLVLCSVLRAGLPLHQGMLNFFDDSENGFISAYRQHFSNHNSNDDVLNIVVEYLAAPNLDDKILILIDPMLASGKTLENVYNALKKHGKPKEIHIVSVIGSKPGVDYVNAVFPKNTQLWIATIDDELNHKSYIVPGLGDAGDLSFGLKLEKQKD, from the coding sequence ATGATTGTACACGATTTTAGTAATAAAAACTCTGTTTTAAATCGGTTTATAGCCGAATTAAGAGATGTTACTATTCAAAGAGATATGATGCGTTTTAGAAAGAATATAGAACGTACTGGAGAAATTATAGGTTACGAATTAAGTAAAACTTTAGCTTACAAGAATAAAACTATTACAACACCGCTGGGAACAAAAAATGTAAATTTACCGAAAGATAAGTTAGTACTTTGTTCTGTTTTAAGAGCAGGTTTACCGCTACACCAAGGCATGCTCAATTTTTTTGATGATTCTGAAAATGGATTTATTTCGGCTTACCGACAGCATTTTTCTAATCATAACAGTAACGATGATGTTTTAAATATAGTTGTTGAATATCTGGCAGCTCCAAATTTAGATGATAAAATACTTATACTTATAGACCCCATGTTAGCTTCAGGTAAAACATTAGAAAATGTTTACAATGCTTTAAAGAAGCACGGAAAACCTAAAGAAATTCATATAGTATCGGTAATAGGTTCTAAACCTGGTGTAGATTATGTAAACGCCGTTTTTCCCAAAAACACTCAACTTTGGATTGCTACAATTGATGATGAATTAAACCATAAATCTTACATAGTTCCGGGGCTAGGTGATGCAGGAGATTTATCGTTTGGTTTAAAACTTGAAAAACAAAAAGACTAA
- a CDS encoding SDR family NAD(P)-dependent oxidoreductase — translation MKTLQDKVAIITGGSGGIGKATAKLFLSEGAKVMLVSRSEEKLKKVLKELNNENLAYCAADVAKTEDTKKYIKETLAKFGQIDVFFNNAGIEGDVKPIKDYSETEFDRVIATNIKGVWLGCQHVIPKMKDGGSVIITSSVAGIKGFSGLGPYVASKHAVVGIMRVAAIEFANHKIRVNTIHPGPVNTRMMRSIEESISPGHAKEVQKGFEADVLFKRYAEPEEIAQLVLFLASDSSKYITGSMQVIDGGMHVG, via the coding sequence ATGAAAACTTTACAAGACAAAGTTGCAATTATTACAGGAGGTTCTGGAGGAATTGGTAAGGCTACAGCAAAACTATTCTTATCAGAAGGTGCTAAAGTTATGTTAGTTAGTAGAAGTGAAGAAAAGCTAAAAAAAGTTTTAAAAGAATTAAATAATGAAAATTTAGCTTACTGTGCAGCAGATGTTGCTAAAACAGAAGATACTAAAAAATACATAAAAGAAACATTAGCAAAGTTTGGACAAATTGATGTTTTTTTTAACAATGCCGGTATAGAAGGCGATGTAAAGCCTATTAAAGACTATTCAGAAACTGAGTTCGATAGAGTTATTGCCACAAATATAAAAGGAGTCTGGTTGGGTTGTCAACATGTTATTCCAAAAATGAAAGATGGTGGAAGCGTAATAATTACGTCATCTGTAGCTGGTATAAAAGGGTTTTCTGGACTTGGCCCCTATGTAGCAAGCAAGCATGCTGTTGTTGGTATAATGAGAGTAGCAGCCATAGAATTTGCTAATCATAAAATTAGAGTAAATACCATTCATCCTGGACCTGTAAATACCAGAATGATGCGGTCAATAGAAGAAAGTATTTCACCAGGACATGCAAAAGAAGTACAAAAAGGATTTGAAGCCGACGTCCTTTTTAAACGTTATGCAGAACCTGAAGAAATAGCACAATTAGTACTGTTTTTGGCTTCTGATTCTAGTAAATATATTACTGGTTCTATGCAAGTAATTGATGGTGGTATGCATGTCGGTTAG
- a CDS encoding DUF2267 domain-containing protein: protein MALNFNQFAKEANTFLKKYTKEMNLGDDREKAGRILSAILHALRDVISTQESLQLIAQFPMFLKAVYVNGWTIHKKEKIKTMTEFIDLIRKYDGVTSIHDFGSDELAENYIATTFIMLRRYVSLGELEDIRTELPKNLKSMIYQNVMF from the coding sequence ATGGCACTTAACTTTAATCAATTTGCAAAAGAGGCGAATACTTTTTTAAAGAAGTATACTAAAGAAATGAACCTAGGCGATGATAGAGAGAAAGCAGGTCGTATACTTTCTGCAATCTTACATGCCTTAAGAGATGTTATATCCACTCAAGAATCGTTACAGCTTATTGCACAATTCCCAATGTTTTTAAAGGCTGTTTATGTTAACGGATGGACTATTCATAAAAAAGAAAAAATTAAAACAATGACCGAGTTTATTGATTTAATAAGAAAATATGATGGCGTTACATCTATTCATGATTTTGGATCGGACGAACTTGCAGAAAATTACATAGCAACCACTTTTATAATGTTGCGCAGATACGTATCTCTGGGAGAACTAGAAGATATAAGAACAGAATTGCCTAAAAACCTTAAATCTATGATTTACCAGAATGTTATGTTTTAG
- a CDS encoding rhodanese-like domain-containing protein, with protein MKVEQIYTGCLAQGAYYIESNGEAAIIDPLREVDQYIDMAKNRNAKIIYVFETHFHADFVSGHIDLAKKTGADIVYGPTTMKTGFDFIVGKDGQEFKLGNAKIKILHTPGHTMESSCYLMIDENGKETSLFTGDTLFIGDVGRPDLAQKVIAELTQEKLAAHLFDSLRNKIMPLPDDVIVYPGHGAGSACGKKMSDETTDTLGHQKITNYALRADMDKEEFIDAILTGLTPPPGYFPQNVLMNIQGYESLDYILKKGTTPLNINDFEKAIKEKNPVIIDTRDAQSFCKGFIPGSYNIGIDGSFANWVGTTIVDIKTPILFISNKGLEEEVTTRLARIGFDNTLGYLKGGIETWKKAGKDLEMITSISAEDLATIQKQEEVNILDVRRASEYNSEHILNAINAPLDYIKDSIKKLDKNKTYYVHCRSGYRSMVFTSILKTKGFENLIDIKGGMKDIKETGKFKISAYKEPTTLL; from the coding sequence ATGAAAGTAGAACAAATTTATACCGGGTGTTTAGCCCAAGGTGCATATTATATTGAAAGTAATGGTGAGGCAGCTATTATAGACCCACTTCGTGAAGTCGATCAATATATAGATATGGCAAAAAATAGGAATGCTAAAATTATATATGTTTTTGAAACACATTTTCATGCAGATTTTGTTTCGGGTCATATTGATTTGGCAAAAAAAACAGGTGCAGATATTGTATATGGGCCTACAACTATGAAAACAGGTTTCGATTTTATTGTTGGTAAAGACGGGCAAGAATTTAAACTGGGAAATGCAAAAATTAAGATATTACATACTCCAGGACACACTATGGAAAGTAGTTGCTATTTAATGATAGATGAAAATGGTAAAGAAACCTCATTGTTTACAGGAGATACTTTATTTATAGGCGATGTTGGAAGACCAGATTTGGCTCAAAAAGTAATTGCAGAACTTACTCAGGAAAAATTAGCAGCACATTTATTCGATTCTCTTAGAAATAAGATCATGCCATTACCAGATGATGTTATTGTTTATCCTGGTCATGGTGCAGGAAGCGCTTGTGGTAAAAAAATGAGTGATGAAACAACCGATACTTTAGGGCATCAAAAAATTACAAATTATGCTTTAAGAGCAGATATGGATAAAGAAGAATTTATTGATGCTATTTTAACTGGACTTACACCGCCTCCTGGTTACTTCCCTCAAAATGTTTTAATGAATATACAAGGATACGAAAGTTTAGATTACATACTTAAAAAAGGAACTACCCCATTGAATATAAATGATTTTGAAAAAGCTATTAAAGAGAAAAACCCTGTTATAATTGATACCAGAGATGCTCAATCATTTTGTAAAGGATTCATACCTGGTTCTTATAACATTGGTATAGATGGTAGTTTTGCTAATTGGGTAGGAACAACTATTGTCGATATTAAAACACCTATTTTATTTATTTCTAATAAAGGTTTAGAAGAAGAAGTAACTACACGTCTGGCTAGAATTGGTTTTGATAATACTTTAGGATACTTAAAAGGCGGTATAGAAACTTGGAAAAAAGCTGGAAAAGATCTAGAAATGATTACATCTATTTCTGCTGAAGATTTAGCAACCATACAAAAACAAGAAGAAGTAAATATTTTAGATGTGCGTAGAGCTAGTGAGTATAATAGCGAGCATATTTTAAATGCTATAAATGCACCTTTAGATTATATTAAAGATAGTATTAAAAAGTTGGATAAAAACAAAACGTATTATGTGCATTGCAGAAGTGGTTACCGTTCTATGGTATTTACTTCAATTTTAAAAACTAAGGGTTTTGAAAATTTAATTGATATAAAAGGCGGCATGAAGGACATAAAAGAAACAGGTAAATTTAAAATATCAGCATACAAAGAGCCAACTACACTGCTCTGA
- a CDS encoding FAD/NAD(P)-binding oxidoreductase, with amino-acid sequence MKTHHQIIIVGGGTAGIMTASLLLKKSPLLDVAIIEPSDTHWYQPAWTLVGAGSFNYNRTKRPMVSVIPKNAKWIRDSVVSFDPENNIVITGSFKNYSYDYLIVCPGLKLDTSLVAGLPNAIDKGVVCSNYTNPNHTWQVIKNFKGGTALFTQPPKPYKCGGAPQKIMYLADDYFKKHNLKDKTKVVFATSGDALFSVTEITETLKKIVNRRGINVKFEHELKKIDSKNQIAWFKVTEGFKEMNPTEVELHDKDKLVGIKYDMLHLVPPNTAPDFIKNSPLVDNSKWVDIDPYTLQHRKYPNIFSLGDVSNLPTSKTGAAIRKQAPVVVYNLINLIELKKLSNKTYNGYSSCPFITGYGKMVLAEFDYDKNFTPDPKLMKRLFIKDSSQEHWRLWVLKKYILPYLYWNKLLKGIEI; translated from the coding sequence ATGAAAACACATCATCAAATAATAATTGTAGGTGGTGGAACTGCAGGCATAATGACTGCTAGTTTATTACTAAAAAAAAGTCCGTTGCTTGATGTGGCAATCATAGAACCATCAGATACTCATTGGTATCAACCTGCATGGACATTAGTTGGAGCAGGAAGTTTTAATTACAATCGCACAAAACGACCAATGGTATCGGTTATACCTAAAAATGCCAAATGGATAAGAGATAGTGTAGTTTCTTTCGATCCTGAAAATAATATTGTTATTACAGGTTCATTTAAAAATTACAGTTATGATTATTTAATTGTTTGTCCAGGTTTGAAATTAGACACCAGTTTGGTAGCGGGTTTACCCAATGCTATAGATAAAGGTGTGGTGTGTAGTAATTATACAAATCCAAATCACACCTGGCAAGTTATTAAAAACTTTAAAGGAGGAACAGCATTATTTACGCAACCACCAAAACCTTACAAATGTGGAGGTGCACCACAAAAAATAATGTATTTAGCCGATGATTATTTTAAAAAGCATAATTTAAAAGATAAAACAAAAGTAGTTTTTGCAACCTCTGGAGATGCGCTTTTTTCTGTAACAGAAATAACTGAAACACTTAAAAAGATTGTAAACAGAAGAGGCATTAATGTGAAGTTTGAGCATGAATTAAAAAAAATAGACAGTAAAAATCAAATTGCTTGGTTTAAAGTTACCGAAGGTTTTAAAGAAATGAACCCAACAGAAGTTGAGCTTCATGATAAAGATAAATTAGTAGGTATTAAATATGATATGCTCCATTTAGTACCTCCTAATACAGCTCCAGATTTTATAAAAAACTCACCACTAGTAGATAATAGTAAATGGGTTGATATAGATCCATATACATTACAACACAGAAAATACCCGAACATTTTTAGTCTTGGTGATGTTAGTAATTTACCAACTTCTAAAACAGGTGCTGCAATACGCAAACAAGCGCCTGTAGTGGTTTATAACCTCATCAATTTGATTGAATTAAAAAAATTAAGTAACAAAACTTACAACGGATATTCTTCTTGCCCATTTATTACTGGTTATGGCAAAATGGTATTGGCAGAGTTTGATTATGACAAAAATTTTACTCCAGACCCTAAGTTAATGAAAAGACTTTTTATTAAAGATTCTTCACAAGAACATTGGCGGCTATGGGTGTTAAAAAAATACATTCTCCCCTATTTATATTGGAACAAATTATTAAAAGGTATAGAAATATAG
- a CDS encoding phosphoribosyltransferase, which translates to MFNDRIDAGLLLAEELKNYSDNKNAVIITIPRGGLPIGNTIAKQLHLPLELVLSKKIGHPINKEFAIGAVTLSDSILSDDANLVSKEYLNEETYKIRTLLKERHNRYYGTKKPLNLKNKIVILVDDGVATGHTLISSIKLIEKQKPSHIVVALPVGSPSAIEKIKKLPYVNETICLLKPSNFHAVGQFYNNFNQVSDDEVVRLLKEANNNLQVNI; encoded by the coding sequence ATGTTTAACGACAGAATAGATGCAGGTTTATTACTCGCCGAAGAATTAAAAAATTACAGCGATAATAAAAATGCAGTCATTATAACTATTCCTAGAGGCGGACTCCCTATTGGAAATACTATTGCAAAGCAATTACATTTACCATTAGAATTGGTGCTTTCTAAAAAAATAGGTCACCCCATAAATAAAGAGTTTGCAATTGGTGCAGTTACACTAAGTGATAGTATTTTAAGCGATGATGCTAATCTAGTTTCTAAAGAGTATTTAAATGAAGAAACTTATAAAATCAGAACGCTTTTAAAAGAGAGACATAATAGATATTATGGCACCAAAAAGCCTTTAAACCTTAAAAACAAAATAGTAATTTTGGTAGACGATGGTGTTGCCACTGGGCATACTTTAATTTCAAGTATTAAACTCATTGAAAAACAAAAACCATCTCATATTGTTGTGGCTCTACCTGTTGGTTCTCCTTCTGCCATTGAAAAAATAAAAAAACTGCCATATGTAAACGAAACTATTTGCTTATTAAAACCTTCAAATTTTCATGCCGTTGGTCAGTTTTATAATAACTTCAATCAGGTTAGTGATGATGAAGTGGTGAGACTTTTAAAAGAAGCTAATAACAACTTGCAGGTAAACATTTAA
- a CDS encoding dienelactone hydrolase family protein yields MEATITYKEIEIPIGNIHLKGNLRLSEKSKGIILFSHGSGSSRLSSRNNHVADFLFTQGFSSLLFDLLTPQEDTIYENRFDIELLSKRLLQATLWIGKNKSTKHLPIGYFGASTGAASALTAAATLGTKIKAIVSRGGRPDLAIPVLNKIQIPTLLIVGGNDDVVIELNKKAKNKIKGICEIKIVEGASHLFEEYGALDKVALYSANWFNSYLN; encoded by the coding sequence ATGGAAGCAACAATCACATACAAAGAAATTGAAATACCAATTGGTAATATTCATTTAAAAGGAAACTTACGTTTATCTGAAAAAAGTAAAGGCATTATATTATTTTCTCATGGTAGCGGTAGTAGCAGATTAAGCTCAAGAAACAATCATGTAGCCGATTTTTTATTCACTCAAGGATTTTCGAGCCTGTTATTCGATTTATTAACTCCACAAGAAGATACTATTTATGAAAACAGATTTGATATAGAACTTCTTTCAAAAAGACTTTTACAAGCTACATTATGGATTGGTAAAAATAAAAGTACAAAACATTTACCAATAGGTTACTTTGGCGCAAGTACAGGTGCTGCTTCTGCCCTAACAGCAGCAGCTACACTAGGAACAAAAATAAAAGCTATTGTGTCTAGAGGTGGTAGACCAGATTTAGCTATACCAGTTTTAAATAAAATACAAATACCAACGCTATTAATTGTAGGGGGAAATGATGATGTAGTTATAGAGCTTAATAAAAAGGCAAAAAACAAAATTAAAGGTATTTGCGAAATAAAAATTGTTGAAGGCGCATCACATTTATTTGAAGAATATGGAGCTTTAGATAAAGTAGCTCTATACTCAGCAAATTGGTTTAACTCTTATTTGAATTAA